From the genome of Fusarium keratoplasticum isolate Fu6.1 chromosome 11, whole genome shotgun sequence, one region includes:
- a CDS encoding DUF2263 domain-containing protein produces MGRTEPSIGRPPAAFRKDARAKKAKATLNQTIPQLLSAHPRARRGIEAAELIVNPSPGDCKAEIKKSNGQAESDPPGPRLCLQVADTLTAARSLLARDTPSGVTLDLGNKNARVAILNMASPLSPGGGFLNGAGSQEESLCMRTTLLPSLKDEYYRLPEVGAVFTPDVLVFRDEEAEDVLEKNDRFFVNCITAAMLRGPEIDVNELGRGSYTHEKDRELVLQKMKMVMRICQAKGVKRLVAGAWGCGAYGNPVAEVAKAWKKVLLPPRKHGKGKQKGTKETWDGVEEVVFAIKDAGMADAFAEAFGEGLMRDESPDANEDEEDEEVDPEEVKRQELQVKIRELEQRIEAAANPRVKEGLTSILEGLRKQLPEDTGSDGGELDPSSEEDLDTDVER; encoded by the coding sequence ATGGGTCGAACTGAACCTTCTATCGGCCGACCCCCAGCGGCCTTTCGCAAGGATGCAcgcgccaagaaggccaaagCCACTCTCAATCAAACGATTCCCCAGCTCCTGTCGGCACATCCCCGAGCCCGACGAGGCATCGAGGCGGCGGAGTTGATCGTCAATCCGTCTCCCGGGGACTGCAAAGCCGAGATCAAAAAGTCAAACGGCCAAGCCGAATCTGATCCACCGGGGCCCCGGCTTTGCCTCCAAGTGGCCGACACACTCACGGCAGCTCGTTCTCTCCTGGCGCGTGATACACCTTCAGGAGTTacccttgatcttggcaacAAGAATGCAAGAGTTGCTATTTTGAACATGGCCTCCCCTTTGTCTCCTGGTGGTGGGTTCCTAAATGGTGCTGGTAGTCAGGAGGAATCTCTCTGTATGAGAACTACGCTGCTGCCCTCATTAAAGGACGAATACTACCGACTCCCAGAAGTTGGTGCAGTCTTCACACCAGATGTGTTGGTTTTCCGCGacgaagaagcagaggatgTGCTTGAGAAGAACGATCGTTTCTTTGTCAACTGCATTACGGCTGCCATGCTCCGAGGTCCAGAGATAGACGTCAACGAGCTGGGGAGAGGAAGTTACACGCACGAGAAGGATCGCGAGCTGGTTCTTCAGAAGATGAAAATGGTGATGCGGATTTGCCAGGCCAAAGGCGTCAAGAGACTGGTGGCGGGTGCTTGGGGTTGCGGCGCATATGGCAATCCTGTGGCTGAGGTAGCTAAAGCATGGAAAAAGGTTCTTTTACCACCAAGAAAGCACGGCAAGGGCAAGCAGAAAGGAACGAAGGAGACATGGGACGGAGTGGAAGAAGTCGTGTttgccatcaaggatgcaGGCATGGCTGACGCCTTTGCAGAAGCATTTGGTGAAGGACTCATGAGAGATGAAAGTCCTGATGCTaatgaggacgaggaggatgaggaggttgatcCCGAAGAGGTCAAACGCCAAGAGCTGCAGGTCAAGATCCGGGAACTGGAGCAACGCATTGAAGCAGCGGCAAACCCTCGAGTTAAGGAAGGACTGACGTCTATTCTCGAGGGGTTGAGGAAGCAATTGCCCGAAGACACTGGATCAGATGGAGGCGAGCTGGATCCATCGAGTGAAGAGGATCTGGATACAGATGTGGAGAGGTAG
- a CDS encoding Epimerase domain-containing protein, translating to MTNELILLTGATGFLGHRILVLALQAGYRVRCAVRSAKGIDKILATESVKKLGTLTRKLSWIIVPDITAPGAYDEAVIDVQYILHVASPVGDIRTWGDSSTLSDEEIFVKPAVSGVIGMLESAAAHSPTLKRIVVTSSVVAIFPTTYFMGEAPPQDHVFDANSRLEDPTPPYPPGFAYQASKIAALNASEAWMKKHNPKFDMISCLPAWIFGTNEFATKADDLMGGSNSTLLNVLKGTESKVPVNSAVVSVHDCAQAHLLALNPSVAGDQAFIAGQLEGLEDANGIARKHFPAAFTKGIFSDTCRQATTRIPQDNETAESVLGLKLQSFEDVVKEVAGQYWELSQKI from the coding sequence ATGACAAACGAATTGATTCTTTTGACCGGCGCCACTGGCTTCCTTGGTCATCGTATCCTGGTCCTCGCCCTGCAAGCTGGATACCGTGTTCGCTGCGCCGTCCGTTCAGCAAAGGGCATCGACAAGATTCTCGCCACCGAAAGCGTCAAAAAGCTTGGAACCCTCACTCGAAAGCTCTCTTGGATTATCGTACCTGATATTACGGCACCCGGAGCTTATGATGAAGCTGTTATTGATGTCCAGTATATTCTTCATGTCGCTTCACCCGTAGGCGATATTCGAACCTGGGGTGATTCATCCACGTTGTCTGACGAAGAGATTTTCGTCAAGCCCGCCGTATCTGGTGTCATCGGCATGCTGGAAAGCGCAGCAGCACATAGCCCAACTTTGAAGCGCATCGTGGTTACCAGCTCTGTCGTCGCAATCTTTCCGACTACATATTTTATGGGCGAGGCacctcctcaagatcacGTGTTTGATGCCAACTCGCGACTGGAGGATCCAACTCCTCCATACCCTCCAGGATTCGCCTATCAAGCCAGCAAAATTGCTGCTCTGAATGCATCGGAAGCCTGGATGAAGAAACACAACCCCAAATTCGATATGATCAGCTGTCTCCCGGCCTGGATCTTTGGAACGAATGAGTTTGcgaccaaggccgacgatTTGATGGGCGGATCTAACTCGACCTTGCTCAACGTCCTGAAGGGCACAGAGTCCAAGGTTCCCGTCAACTCGGCTGTCGTTTCTGTTCACGACTGTGCTCAGGCGCATTTATTGGCCCTTAACCCGTCCGTGGCAGGGGATCAAGCCTTCATTGCTGGTCAActcgagggcctcgaggatgcgaaCGGCATTGCACGCAAGCACTTTCCAGCGGCCTTCACGAAGGGCATATTCTCTGACACATGTCGACAAGCAACTACACGCATTCCACAAGATAATGAGACGGCAGAAAGTGTGCTGGGCTTGAAACTGCAAAGCTTTGAAGACGTGGTGAAAGAGGTCGCTGGTCAATATTGGGAATTGTCCCAAAAGATTTAG